One part of the Solanum dulcamara chromosome 3, daSolDulc1.2, whole genome shotgun sequence genome encodes these proteins:
- the LOC129882301 gene encoding rop guanine nucleotide exchange factor 7-like — protein MEKEVPLQFQPQLKHFIPINTCTNSKNRTPFSVFKFGVCKSFKNLYQKAKLTNGFGSKRFDFDGVVVENSVFLDDKMEVLTEKSDGTEGKFEFSEENDIKIESFVYEEGIESSLSSDFLVSEGTVNDEEHSSEDSCSPLSIVWHIQKNEVQHCADSEEVEKPHVDKRKLEKQGSCLSEVEMMKERFSKLLLGEDMSGCGNGVCTALVISNAITNLCATLFGQIWRLEPLPTEKKLMWRREMEWLLCVSDYIVELIPSWQTFPDGTKLEVMTSRPRLDLYANLPALRKLDNMLLEILDSFRKTEFWYVDQGLSAEEADGSSSFRNPLPRQEEKWWLPVPRVPIDGLSQNAKKQLQHKRDCTNQILKAAMAINSNTLAEMEVPESYIENLPKNGKASLGDLIHRYIISDQFSPECLLDCLDLSSEHQALEIANRVEASIYVWRRRTQAKSSLLRSTSKSSWEMVKDLMIDVDKRDLLADRAESLLLCLRQRFPGLPQTTLDMSKIQHNKDVGKSILESYSRVLESLAFNIMARIDDLIYVDNLTKHSDQFVPISKVGIISHKTIGTPISVHVSGSQIKAPFTTPILSSQHITPAKGDRSQFLDSSKNSQFGFGVKKMLTDDWSVDSNGKDISNELKRSDSATASVGSSECSGEIVSPSTHD, from the exons ATGGAAAAAGAAGTTCCTCTACAATTTCAGCCACAGCTCAAGCATTTTATTCCTATAAACACTTGTACAAATTCCAAGAATCGTACCCCTTTTTCTGTATTTAAATTCGGGGTCTGCAAATCTTTCAAGAATCTGTACCAAAAAGCAAAATTGACAAACGGGTTTGGCAGTAaaagatttgattttgatgGGGTTGTAGTGGAAAACTCAGTTTTTCTTGATGATAAAATGGAGGTTTTGACTGAGAAGAGTGATGGAACAGAGGGGAAATTTGAGTTTTCTGAggagaatgacatcaaaattgaGTCTTTTGTGTATGAGGAGGGTATAGAGAGCAGTTTAAGTTCAGATTTCTTGGTATCTGAGGGAACTGTGAATGATGAAGAACATAGCTCTGAGGATTCATGTTCACCCCTTTCAATTGTTTGGCATATTCAGAAGAATGAGGTGCAGCATTGTGCTGATTCTGAAGAAGTCGAGAAACCCCATGTGGATAAGAGGAAGTTGGAGAAACAAGGGTCTTGTTTATCAG AGGTTGAGATGATGAAGGAAAGATTTTCAAAGTTGCTGCTTGGTGAAGACATGTCTGGTTGTGGAAATGGGGTTTGCACAGCACTTGTAATTTCAAATGCTATAACTAATTTATGTG CTACACTTTTTGGACAAATTTGGAGATTGGAACCTTTACCTACAGAGAAGAAGTTAATGTGGAGGAGAGAAATGGAATGGCTTCTTTGTGTTAGTGATTACATTGTAGAATTGATACCCTCTTGGCAGACATTTCCAGATGGGACTAAGCTTGAG GTAATGACTTCTAGGCCGCGGTTGGATCTTTATGCCAACCTTCCAGCACTCAGAAAACTAGACAATATGCTTCTT GAGATTTTGGACAGTTTTAGAAAAACAGAATTCTGGTATGTCGACCAAGGGCTCTCAGCTGAAGAAGCTGATGGATCATCCTCATTTCGAAATCCTCTCCCTCGTCAAGAGGAGAAATGGTGGCTTCCTGTTCCTAGAGTCCCCATCGATGGTCTTAGCCAAAATGCAAAAAAGCAGTTGCAGCACAAACGCGACTGCACAAACCAAATCTTGAAAGCTGCAATGGCAATTAACAGCAATACCTTAGCTGAAATGGAGGTGCCTGAATCATATATTGAGAATCTTCCTAAG AATGGAAAAGCTAGCTTAGGTGATCTTATCCACCGATATATCATCTCAGATCAATTTTCACCTGAATGTCTGCTTGACTGCCTTGATTTATCGTCTGAGCACCAAGCATTAGAAATAGCAAACCGAGTAGAGGCCTCAATTTACGTGTGGCGCAGAAGAACTCAGGCAAAATCCAGTCTGCTCCGATCCACTTCGAAGTCCTCATGGGAAATGGTTAAAGATTTGATGATTGATGTTGATAAAAGGGACCTACTTGCAGATAGAGCTGAAAGCCTTTTGCTTTGCTTAAGACAGCGGTTTCCTGGTCTTCCTCAGACCACCTTAGACATGAGCAAGATCCAACATAACAAG GATGTTGGCAAATCAATCCTGGAGAGCTACTCAAGAGTTCTTGAGAGCCTAGCATTCAATATCATGGCTCGTATCGATGATCTTATTTATGTTGATAATTTAACTAAGCACTCGGACCAATTTGTTCCAATCTCCAAAGTAGGCATCATTTCTCATAAAACCATTGGAACTCCAATCTCAGTACACGTCTCGGGTAGTCAGATCAAAGCTCCTTTCACCACACCAATCTTGTCTTCCCAGCATATTACTCCAGCAAAAGGAGACAGATCACAATTCCTTGACAGCAGCAAGAATTCTCAGTTTGGTTTTGGCGTGAAAAAGATGTTGACTGATGATTGGAGCGTTGATTCTAATGGGAAGGACATCAGCAATGAACTTAAGAGATCAGATTCAGCAACAGCATCAGTCGGCTCCTCTGAATGTTCAGGAGAAATTGTGAGTCCATCGACACATGACTAA